A stretch of Bacillus pseudomycoides DNA encodes these proteins:
- a CDS encoding DNA-3-methyladenine glycosylase 2 yields the protein MKNATIPFEWDAPYFIGEKITKRYCFPWCEQKQSPRNNRKFKSRKEAEQIGYQPCRNCCPALPYRAWQDDEESIAVIVPKEFSFKQNLHYLSRSKNECMFHIENNKIYRVVPIEEENPLIETSVNDEGNIHVRFLGDGAPPEKWIRARVARYVREWFDLDTDLTPFYDLAKNDVLLSKPINEYYGLRNMGIPDLFEALCWGILGQQINLTFAYTLKRRFVESFGEHIEWNGRKYWIFPTPEVIANLVVADLTELKMTIRKCEYLTGVAKLMTQGYLSKNLFINSDLKNAERTLTDIRGIGPWTANYVLMRCLRFTSAFPIDDVGLQNVIKLLTESDQKPTKKEIREYASAWKNWESYATFYLWRVLY from the coding sequence ATGAAAAATGCTACAATTCCTTTTGAATGGGATGCTCCATATTTTATAGGCGAAAAAATAACGAAGCGTTACTGCTTTCCTTGGTGTGAACAAAAACAGTCCCCAAGAAACAATCGAAAATTTAAATCTAGAAAAGAAGCAGAACAAATTGGTTATCAACCTTGTAGAAATTGTTGTCCAGCTCTTCCATATAGAGCATGGCAAGACGATGAGGAAAGCATAGCAGTAATTGTTCCGAAAGAATTTAGCTTTAAACAAAATTTACACTATCTTTCACGCTCCAAAAATGAATGTATGTTTCACATTGAAAATAACAAAATTTATAGAGTCGTTCCGATTGAGGAAGAAAACCCGTTAATCGAGACAAGTGTAAATGATGAGGGAAACATCCATGTTCGCTTTTTAGGTGATGGAGCGCCGCCTGAGAAATGGATTCGTGCTAGAGTAGCGAGGTATGTAAGAGAATGGTTTGATTTAGATACAGATTTAACCCCATTTTATGATTTAGCAAAAAACGATGTACTTCTGTCTAAACCAATCAACGAATATTACGGACTTCGTAATATGGGAATTCCTGATTTATTTGAGGCACTTTGCTGGGGTATTCTCGGTCAACAAATTAATCTCACATTTGCATATACATTAAAAAGACGCTTTGTTGAATCCTTCGGCGAACATATCGAATGGAATGGACGGAAATATTGGATATTTCCAACACCTGAGGTTATCGCCAACCTAGTAGTAGCAGATCTAACAGAATTAAAAATGACCATAAGAAAATGTGAATATCTTACTGGTGTCGCAAAGCTCATGACACAAGGTTACCTAAGTAAAAACTTGTTCATAAATAGCGACCTAAAAAATGCTGAGAGAACATTAACCGACATACGCGGTATTGGACCATGGACAGCAAATTATGTTTTAATGCGTTGTCTAAGATTCACGTCTGCTTTTCCAATTGATGATGTTGGCTTACAAAATGTGATTAAACTTCTAACAGAATCAGATCAAAAACCAACAAAAAAAGAAATAAGAGAGTATGCCTCAGCATGGAAGAATTGGGAATCCTATGCAACCTTTTATTTATGGCGAGTTCTGTATTAA
- the pepT gene encoding peptidase T: protein MKQELIERFTRYVKVDTQSNEESHTVPSTLGQIEFGKLLVEELKQIGLAEITMDENGYVMATLPANTDKDVPVIGFLAHLDTATDFTGKNVKPQIHENFDGKAITLNQELNVVLTPEQFPELPSYKGHTLITTDGTTLLGADDKAGLTEIMTAMNYLLHNPQIKHGKIRVAFTPDEEIGRGPSHFDVKAFGASFAYTMDGGSLGGLEYESFNAASAKLTFKGNNTHPGTAKNKMLNASKLAMEFHAQLPVEEAPEYTEGYEGFYHLISMNGDVEQSKSHYIIRDFERDNFEARKEKITNITKQMQEKYGEENIILEMNDQYYNMLEKIEPVREIVDIAYEAMKNLDIEPNIQPIRGGTDGSQLSYMGLPTPNIFTGGENYHGKFEYVSVDNMEKAAQVIIEIARLFEEQA from the coding sequence TTGAAACAAGAGCTTATAGAAAGATTTACAAGATATGTGAAGGTAGATACACAATCGAATGAAGAAAGTCATACAGTACCATCGACACTGGGGCAAATTGAGTTTGGAAAATTACTAGTTGAAGAATTAAAACAAATTGGTTTGGCAGAAATAACGATGGATGAAAATGGATATGTAATGGCAACACTTCCTGCGAATACGGATAAAGATGTTCCTGTAATTGGTTTTTTAGCTCATTTAGATACAGCAACTGATTTTACAGGAAAGAATGTGAAACCACAAATTCATGAGAATTTTGATGGGAAGGCAATTACATTAAATCAGGAATTGAATGTTGTTTTAACACCAGAGCAATTTCCAGAATTGCCATCATATAAAGGGCATACTCTGATTACAACGGATGGGACAACACTACTTGGTGCGGATGATAAAGCGGGACTTACAGAAATTATGACTGCTATGAATTATTTATTACATAACCCACAAATTAAACATGGAAAGATTAGAGTGGCATTTACGCCTGATGAAGAAATAGGTCGTGGACCATCTCACTTTGATGTGAAAGCTTTTGGAGCATCTTTCGCTTATACAATGGATGGAGGTTCGCTTGGAGGATTGGAGTATGAGAGTTTCAATGCTGCAAGTGCAAAACTAACTTTTAAAGGAAATAATACGCATCCTGGAACAGCAAAGAATAAAATGTTAAATGCAAGTAAGTTAGCGATGGAGTTTCATGCGCAGTTACCAGTAGAAGAGGCGCCAGAATATACAGAGGGTTATGAAGGTTTCTACCATCTCATTTCTATGAATGGTGATGTGGAGCAAAGTAAATCTCATTACATTATTCGAGATTTTGAACGTGATAACTTTGAAGCTCGTAAAGAAAAAATTACAAATATTACGAAGCAGATGCAAGAGAAGTATGGTGAGGAAAATATTATTCTTGAGATGAATGATCAATATTACAATATGCTTGAGAAAATTGAACCGGTCAGGGAAATTGTTGATATTGCGTATGAGGCGATGAAAAATTTAGATATTGAACCAAATATTCAACCAATCCGCGGGGGAACGGATGGGTCTCAATTATCATATATGGGCTTGCCAACGCCAAACATTTTTACTGGTGGGGAAAACTACCACGGTAAATTTGAATATGTTTCTGTAGATAATATGGAGAAGGCTGCTCAGGTTATTATAGAAATAGCACGATTATTTGAAGAGCAAGCATAA
- a CDS encoding 2OG-Fe(II) oxygenase: MTTKNQTVENKEPTIFNHTGNTIVTEDREIQIISRLEEPLIVVLENVLSDEECEELIELSKNSMRRSKIGASREVNNIRTSSGTFLEGNETVAKIEKRVSLIMNIPVEYGEGLHVLKYTPGQEYKAHYDYFAEHSRAAENNRISTLVMYLNDVEEGGETYFPKLDLSIAPKKGSAVYFEYFYNDKSLNELTLHGGASVIKGEKWVATQWMRRRALL, from the coding sequence ATGACAACGAAAAATCAAACAGTTGAAAATAAGGAACCAACGATTTTTAACCACACAGGGAACACCATTGTGACAGAAGACAGAGAAATACAAATTATTTCAAGACTAGAAGAGCCTCTTATTGTCGTTTTAGAAAATGTATTAAGTGATGAAGAATGCGAAGAGTTAATTGAATTATCTAAAAATTCAATGAGGCGTTCGAAAATCGGCGCTTCTCGTGAAGTAAACAACATCCGAACAAGTAGTGGTACATTTTTAGAAGGGAATGAAACCGTTGCTAAAATCGAAAAACGAGTGTCTTTGATTATGAATATTCCTGTCGAATATGGTGAAGGTCTTCATGTTTTAAAATACACCCCTGGACAAGAATATAAAGCACACTATGATTACTTTGCAGAACATAGCAGAGCAGCAGAAAACAATCGTATTAGTACGCTTGTGATGTATTTAAACGATGTAGAAGAAGGCGGAGAAACATATTTCCCAAAACTTGATCTTTCCATAGCTCCGAAAAAAGGTTCAGCCGTATACTTTGAATACTTTTATAATGATAAATCATTAAATGAACTGACACTTCATGGCGGTGCGTCTGTTATCAAAGGTGAAAAATGGGTTGCGACGCAATGGATGAGAAGAAGAGCTTTGCTGTAA
- a CDS encoding VOC family protein — MKNWVQFRIARPTDKFEEVITFYEEGLGLKRIGEFHNHEGYDGVMFGLPDAEYHLEFTRHANGSPCPAPTKDNLLVFYMTHKAEIEKVTNRLHAMGYGEVEPENPYWKEKGITIEDPDRWRIVLMHIDK, encoded by the coding sequence ATGAAAAATTGGGTTCAATTTAGAATCGCACGTCCGACAGATAAATTTGAAGAAGTGATTACATTTTATGAGGAGGGTCTAGGGTTAAAACGGATAGGTGAGTTTCATAATCATGAAGGGTATGATGGAGTTATGTTTGGTTTGCCTGATGCAGAATACCATCTAGAGTTTACAAGGCATGCGAATGGCAGCCCATGTCCAGCTCCAACAAAAGATAATCTACTTGTATTTTATATGACTCATAAAGCTGAGATTGAAAAAGTAACGAACAGGTTACATGCAATGGGTTATGGTGAAGTTGAACCAGAAAACCCATACTGGAAAGAGAAAGGTATTACAATAGAAGATCCAGATAGATGGAGAATTGTACTGATGCATATAGATAAATAA